The Rhizobium leguminosarum bv. trifolii WSM1325 genome has a window encoding:
- a CDS encoding Betaine-aldehyde dehydrogenase (PFAM: Aldehyde Dehydrogenase~KEGG: ret:RHE_PC00026 aldehyde dehydrogenase protein), whose product MRRFQHYIDGEFSDGEASYPSIDPASGAVWADMPEAREADVDRAVNAADRALYDGPWPKLTATQRGKLLYKLADLVAANAQILAELETRDTGKIIRETSAQIAYVAEYYRYYAGIADKIEGAYLPIDKPDMDVWLRREPIGVVAMVVPWNSQLFLSAVKIGPALAAGCTMVVKASEDGPAPLLEFARLVHEAGFPAGVVNIITGFGASCGAALGRHPKVAHVAFTGGPETARHVVRNSAENLASTSLELGGKSPFIVFADADLESAANAQVAGIFAATGQSCVAGSRLIVERSVKDKFVALLREKAEAIRIGAPLDMATEVGPLATKRQQDNIGALVAKSIESGARLVTGGRKIDGDGYYFPPTILDCDDVASPSLIEEFFGPVLSVVSFETETEALRLANDTRYGLASGVFTQNLTRAHRLMKGLRAGIVWVNTYRVVSPIAPFGGFGLSGHGREGGMAAALDYTRTKTIWLRTSDDPIPDPFVMR is encoded by the coding sequence ATGCGGCGTTTCCAGCACTATATCGACGGCGAATTTTCAGATGGCGAGGCCAGCTATCCGAGCATCGACCCCGCCTCCGGCGCGGTCTGGGCTGATATGCCCGAAGCGCGCGAGGCCGATGTCGACCGGGCTGTCAACGCGGCCGACAGGGCGCTTTACGATGGCCCATGGCCGAAACTGACGGCCACCCAACGCGGCAAGCTGCTTTACAAGCTGGCCGATCTGGTTGCCGCTAACGCGCAGATCCTCGCAGAACTGGAGACGCGCGACACCGGAAAGATCATCCGCGAAACATCGGCTCAGATCGCTTATGTCGCCGAATACTATCGCTACTATGCCGGCATCGCCGACAAGATCGAAGGCGCCTACCTGCCGATCGACAAGCCCGACATGGATGTCTGGCTTCGCCGCGAGCCGATCGGCGTCGTTGCGATGGTCGTGCCGTGGAACAGCCAGCTCTTCCTGTCTGCGGTGAAGATCGGACCGGCGCTGGCGGCCGGCTGCACGATGGTGGTCAAGGCCTCGGAAGACGGGCCGGCGCCGCTTCTCGAATTTGCACGGCTCGTGCACGAGGCAGGCTTTCCCGCCGGCGTCGTCAACATCATCACCGGTTTCGGCGCGTCGTGCGGCGCCGCCCTCGGACGGCACCCGAAGGTTGCGCATGTCGCCTTTACCGGCGGCCCTGAAACCGCCCGGCACGTCGTTCGCAACTCGGCCGAAAACCTCGCCTCCACCTCGCTTGAACTTGGCGGCAAGTCGCCATTCATCGTCTTTGCCGATGCAGATCTCGAGAGCGCTGCCAATGCCCAGGTCGCGGGGATCTTCGCCGCCACAGGGCAGAGCTGCGTTGCCGGATCGCGCCTCATCGTCGAACGCAGCGTCAAGGACAAATTCGTCGCCCTGCTGCGCGAGAAGGCGGAGGCAATCCGGATCGGTGCTCCGCTCGATATGGCGACCGAAGTCGGCCCGCTTGCCACCAAGCGCCAGCAGGACAATATCGGCGCCCTCGTCGCCAAGTCGATTGAAAGCGGCGCCCGCCTCGTCACGGGAGGGCGCAAGATCGACGGCGACGGCTACTATTTCCCACCGACGATTCTCGACTGCGACGATGTCGCCTCGCCCTCGCTCATCGAGGAATTCTTCGGGCCGGTCTTGTCCGTCGTGTCATTCGAGACGGAGACCGAGGCGCTGCGGCTCGCCAACGATACCCGTTATGGCCTGGCTTCCGGCGTCTTCACCCAGAACCTGACCCGGGCGCACCGGCTGATGAAGGGGCTGCGAGCCGGGATCGTCTGGGTCAACACCTACCGCGTGGTATCACCGATCGCGCCGTTCGGCGGTTTCGGCCTGTCGGGCCATGGCAGGGAAGGCGGCATGGCCGCAGCACTCGACTATACCCGCACCAAGACGATCTGGCTCAGGACATCGGACGATCCGATCCCCGATCCCTTCGTGATGAGGTAG
- a CDS encoding ABC transporter related (PFAM: ABC transporter related; Transport-associated OB domain protein~SMART: AAA ATPase~KEGG: ret:RHE_PC00031 polyamine ABC transporter ATP-binding protein): MKEPFLQIRGIRKEYGPVVAVHDVNLDVRRGEFLTFLGPSGSGKSTTLYILAGFETPTKGDITLEGKTLLDTPSHKRNIGMVFQRYTLFPHLTVGENIAFPLKVRRKSKAEVDSKVKEMLRLVRLEGFEDRKPAQMSGGQQQRVALARALAYDPPVLLMDEPLSALDKKLREEIQHEIRRIHQQTEVTILYVTHDQEEALRLSDRIAVFSKGVIDQIGTGPELYANPRTRFVAEFIGDSDFISCDLLSSSDGQATISLGGGSVFNDIPVHGKGSSGTRAALMLRPERIRLSRNQVAGAGLAATVSDITFLGNNIHVSTETATGEALAVRLPFGHEAIVGLSRGDIVHLNFDPGAAHVFC, from the coding sequence ATGAAAGAACCGTTCCTTCAGATCCGCGGAATACGCAAGGAATACGGCCCGGTCGTCGCCGTCCACGACGTCAATCTCGACGTCCGGCGCGGGGAGTTCCTGACCTTTCTCGGACCGTCCGGATCCGGCAAAAGCACCACCCTCTACATCCTGGCCGGTTTTGAAACTCCAACGAAAGGCGACATCACGCTGGAGGGCAAGACCTTGCTCGACACGCCTTCGCACAAGCGCAACATCGGCATGGTGTTCCAGCGCTACACCCTGTTTCCGCATCTGACGGTGGGCGAAAACATCGCATTCCCCCTGAAGGTCAGGCGCAAGTCCAAAGCCGAGGTCGATAGCAAAGTGAAGGAGATGCTGCGTCTCGTCAGGCTCGAAGGCTTCGAGGATCGCAAGCCCGCACAAATGTCCGGCGGCCAGCAGCAGCGCGTCGCCCTTGCCAGAGCCCTTGCCTATGATCCGCCGGTGCTTCTGATGGACGAGCCGCTGTCGGCGCTCGACAAGAAGCTGCGCGAGGAAATCCAGCATGAGATACGCCGGATCCATCAGCAGACCGAAGTGACGATCCTCTATGTCACGCACGACCAGGAGGAGGCGCTGCGGCTCTCCGACCGGATCGCCGTCTTTTCCAAGGGGGTCATCGACCAGATCGGCACGGGGCCGGAACTCTATGCCAATCCGCGGACCCGCTTCGTGGCCGAATTCATCGGCGACAGCGACTTCATTTCCTGCGACCTGCTGTCATCCTCCGATGGGCAGGCCACCATTTCGCTTGGCGGCGGAAGCGTCTTCAATGACATTCCGGTGCATGGAAAAGGAAGCTCCGGGACAAGGGCAGCCCTGATGCTGAGGCCTGAGCGCATTCGGTTGTCGCGAAACCAGGTGGCGGGAGCGGGTCTTGCCGCAACCGTCAGCGACATTACCTTCCTCGGCAACAATATTCACGTCTCGACCGAGACGGCGACGGGTGAGGCGCTGGCGGTTCGTCTGCCGTTTGGTCATGAGGCTATCGTCGGGCTCAGCCGTGGCGATATAGTCCATCTGAATTTCGATCCCGGTGCCGCTCACGTATTCTGTTGA
- a CDS encoding succinic semialdehyde dehydrogenase (TIGRFAM: succinic semialdehyde dehydrogenase~PFAM: Aldehyde Dehydrogenase~KEGG: ret:RHE_PC00032 succinate-semialdehyde dehydrogenase protein), translating into MKLNDPSLFRQACPIADRWIEAEGRKAATVRNPATGEPLGVVPDLGAAETEDAIRAAVIAQKLWAKKTAGERAAVLKAWHRLMIENRDDLAMILTLEQGKPLAEAKGEITYGASFIEWFAEEARRINGEVVPGHQPDKRILVLRQPAGVVAAITPWNFPNAMITRKIGPALAAGCAVVLKPALQTPFSAIAIAVLGERAGLPPGLLNIVTGDAAAIGGVLTASRDVRVLTFTGSTRTGELLYRQCAPTIKKLGLELGGNAPFIVFDDADLDAAVEGALIAKFRNNGQTCVCANRLYVQDGVYEAFAAKLAAAVSGLKVGNGLERDVVLGPLIDDNAVAKVESHISDAVTKGAGIVLGGKRHALGGHFFEPTILRDVAAGMQVAREETFGPLAPLFRFRDEEDVIEQANDTEFGLASYFYARDLSRVFRVAEALEYGMVGVNTGLVSTAEAPFGGVKMSGLGREGSRHGLDEYTELKYVCLGGIA; encoded by the coding sequence ATGAAGCTCAATGATCCCTCGCTGTTCCGCCAGGCATGCCCCATCGCCGATCGCTGGATCGAAGCGGAAGGCCGCAAGGCGGCGACGGTCCGCAATCCAGCCACAGGCGAGCCGCTAGGGGTGGTCCCCGATCTCGGTGCGGCGGAAACGGAAGATGCCATCCGCGCCGCGGTCATCGCCCAGAAGCTTTGGGCGAAGAAGACTGCCGGGGAGCGCGCCGCCGTTCTCAAGGCATGGCATCGGCTGATGATCGAAAACCGCGACGATCTGGCGATGATCCTGACGCTGGAGCAGGGAAAACCGCTGGCCGAGGCCAAAGGGGAGATCACCTATGGTGCGAGCTTCATCGAATGGTTCGCCGAAGAGGCGAGGCGCATCAACGGCGAGGTCGTACCGGGACATCAGCCGGACAAGCGGATCCTCGTCCTGCGCCAGCCCGCAGGCGTAGTGGCGGCAATCACGCCCTGGAACTTTCCGAATGCGATGATCACCCGCAAGATTGGCCCTGCGCTTGCCGCCGGCTGTGCCGTCGTGCTCAAGCCGGCGCTGCAGACGCCATTCTCTGCCATTGCCATCGCCGTTCTCGGTGAGCGTGCCGGCCTGCCGCCGGGGCTTCTCAACATCGTCACGGGTGACGCAGCGGCAATTGGCGGAGTGCTGACGGCAAGCCGTGACGTTCGGGTTTTGACATTCACGGGCTCCACCCGGACGGGCGAACTGCTTTACCGGCAATGCGCGCCGACGATCAAAAAGCTCGGCCTCGAACTTGGCGGCAATGCGCCCTTCATTGTGTTCGACGATGCTGATCTCGACGCTGCCGTCGAAGGCGCGCTCATCGCCAAGTTCCGCAACAACGGTCAGACCTGCGTCTGCGCCAATCGGCTTTATGTTCAGGACGGCGTCTATGAGGCGTTTGCCGCCAAACTCGCCGCGGCGGTTTCGGGCCTGAAGGTCGGCAACGGTCTCGAGCGTGACGTCGTGCTTGGCCCGCTGATCGACGACAACGCCGTCGCCAAGGTTGAAAGCCATATCAGCGATGCCGTTACAAAGGGTGCCGGGATCGTCTTAGGCGGCAAACGCCACGCGCTTGGCGGCCATTTCTTCGAGCCGACAATCCTGCGCGATGTCGCTGCCGGCATGCAGGTCGCTCGCGAGGAAACCTTCGGGCCGCTTGCACCGCTTTTTCGTTTCCGCGACGAAGAGGACGTCATCGAACAGGCGAACGACACCGAGTTCGGGCTTGCTTCGTATTTTTACGCCCGCGATCTGTCGCGGGTATTTCGTGTGGCCGAAGCGCTCGAATATGGGATGGTCGGCGTCAATACCGGTCTTGTCTCCACAGCCGAGGCTCCATTCGGCGGTGTGAAAATGTCAGGTCTCGGCCGCGAAGGGTCAAGGCACGGGTTGGACGAATATACCGAGCTCAAATATGTATGCCTCGGCGGCATTGCTTGA
- a CDS encoding conserved hypothetical protein (KEGG: ret:RHE_PC00033 hypothetical protein) encodes MYASAALLDLVDACASQGKTRMPLVSIAMYATSQPVAEATAELWSFLRHYLLEAGLKDLPEKLDQAVRYDEAWLRPDLLLSQACGYPFATSLRGRVRLVATPIYHHPGCDGPLMRSFIIVAKDSALHSLEDLRGTTAAINGPDSNSGSNFFRAAVAPLARDGHFFGRIIETGSHGGSIAAVVEGRADSAAIDCVTYANIRRFDPGHIQAVRIIAETTKGPGLPFITSGDASDDRVLLLRNALGAAIKEPSLSAMRATLGLVDFSVLSEGDYQPLLSLAGDALPQLRA; translated from the coding sequence ATGTATGCCTCGGCGGCATTGCTTGATCTAGTCGATGCTTGCGCCTCGCAGGGAAAGACCAGAATGCCTCTCGTCAGCATCGCCATGTATGCTACATCCCAGCCGGTCGCGGAGGCGACCGCTGAGTTATGGTCGTTCCTCCGGCACTATCTTTTGGAAGCCGGCCTCAAGGACCTGCCCGAAAAGCTCGATCAGGCGGTTCGCTATGATGAAGCTTGGCTGAGGCCGGATCTTCTTCTCTCGCAGGCATGCGGCTATCCCTTTGCAACGAGCCTGCGGGGCAGGGTCCGCCTGGTGGCGACGCCGATATATCACCATCCCGGCTGCGACGGCCCGCTGATGCGCAGCTTCATCATCGTCGCCAAGGATTCTGCCCTTCATTCGCTGGAGGACTTGCGCGGCACCACGGCGGCGATCAACGGCCCTGACAGCAATTCCGGCAGCAATTTCTTTCGCGCAGCGGTCGCTCCGCTTGCCCGCGACGGCCACTTTTTCGGCCGGATTATCGAAACCGGCAGCCACGGCGGCAGCATCGCCGCCGTTGTCGAAGGCAGGGCCGACAGTGCGGCCATCGATTGCGTGACCTATGCAAATATTCGGCGCTTCGATCCCGGCCATATCCAAGCGGTCCGCATCATCGCCGAAACGACCAAAGGTCCGGGTCTGCCTTTTATCACCTCAGGCGATGCGTCGGACGACAGAGTCCTTCTCCTGCGAAATGCGCTTGGCGCCGCGATCAAGGAGCCGTCGCTCTCCGCCATGCGCGCCACGCTCGGCCTTGTTGATTTTTCAGTGCTTTCAGAAGGAGATTATCAGCCGCTTTTATCATTGGCCGGCGATGCATTGCCCCAATTAAGGGCTTGA
- a CDS encoding NIPSNAP family containing protein (PFAM: NIPSNAP family containing protein~KEGG: ret:RHE_PC00027 hypothetical protein) produces the protein MFYEIRTYRLKNGTIPQYLKVVEEEGIEIQKSHLGTLVGYFFSEIGTINEIVHIWAFASLDDREARRQRLLADPRWQAFLPKIRDLIEVAENKIMKPANFSPRSEAH, from the coding sequence ATGTTTTACGAAATCCGCACCTATCGGCTGAAGAACGGCACCATCCCGCAATATCTCAAGGTCGTCGAGGAAGAGGGGATCGAAATCCAGAAGAGCCATCTCGGCACGCTCGTCGGTTACTTCTTTTCGGAGATCGGAACGATCAACGAGATCGTTCACATCTGGGCCTTTGCGAGCCTGGACGACCGGGAGGCGAGGCGCCAGAGGCTTCTGGCCGATCCCCGGTGGCAGGCCTTCCTGCCCAAGATCCGCGATCTGATCGAAGTGGCGGAAAACAAGATTATGAAGCCAGCCAACTTTTCTCCCAGGAGCGAGGCGCACTGA
- a CDS encoding conserved hypothetical protein (KEGG: pfl:PFL_5484 hypothetical protein), producing the protein MPAQSFVNRMPLGLKAGRATFEFIGGSLLVATIYYPGDQSHSYIRRDETARKGLTVRGGFAEGFGLRAEALKKMLRREWKRLGLIQLPGTSLAEPGIDAHFAGTLPMGAAGPFGTSSDGDMNLHPGLYVVDGSILPDLSSKYVTMTIMANADRIAHRLAETEANSAL; encoded by the coding sequence GTGCCGGCGCAGAGCTTCGTCAACAGGATGCCGCTCGGTCTAAAAGCCGGGCGCGCGACGTTCGAGTTTATCGGCGGCAGTCTCCTCGTCGCAACGATCTATTATCCCGGCGATCAAAGCCACAGCTACATCCGTCGCGATGAAACGGCAAGAAAGGGTCTGACCGTCCGCGGCGGCTTCGCAGAGGGATTTGGCCTTCGCGCCGAGGCTTTGAAAAAAATGCTGCGCCGTGAATGGAAACGGTTGGGACTGATACAGCTCCCGGGCACATCGCTGGCGGAGCCTGGCATCGATGCACATTTCGCCGGCACTCTGCCTATGGGCGCAGCCGGCCCGTTCGGTACTTCTTCGGATGGCGACATGAATCTTCATCCCGGTCTTTACGTCGTCGATGGTTCAATTCTTCCCGATCTTTCCTCGAAATACGTCACGATGACGATCATGGCCAATGCCGACCGCATCGCTCACCGTCTCGCCGAGACGGAAGCAAACTCGGCGCTCTGA
- a CDS encoding binding-protein-dependent transport systems inner membrane component (PFAM: binding-protein-dependent transport systems inner membrane component~KEGG: ret:RHE_PC00030 polyamine ABC transporter permease): MLLNFDRLGWWKYILLAITLLTAAFLLMPIVFIAALSFGSSQWLIFPPPGWTLQWYSELFADPRWLESAWTSFKIAVIVTVLSVLLGLVTSFGLVRGSFLFRDALKALFLTPMILPVVVLAVALYAFFLRIGLGGTLVGFVISHLVLALPFSILSISSALEGFDKSIEDAAVLCGASPLEAKIRVTLPAISHGLFSAAVFSFLTSWDEVVVAIFMSSPTLQTLPVKVWATLRQDLTPVVAAASTLLILLTILLMALVAVVRKVLKQ, from the coding sequence ATGTTGCTCAATTTCGACCGTCTCGGCTGGTGGAAATACATCTTGCTGGCGATAACGCTTCTGACTGCGGCCTTCCTGCTGATGCCGATCGTCTTTATCGCGGCGCTCTCCTTCGGCTCCTCGCAGTGGCTGATCTTTCCGCCGCCCGGCTGGACGCTTCAATGGTACAGCGAGCTCTTTGCCGATCCGCGCTGGCTGGAATCGGCCTGGACGAGCTTCAAGATCGCGGTCATCGTGACTGTTCTGTCGGTGCTGCTCGGGCTCGTGACCTCCTTCGGGCTGGTGCGCGGTTCGTTCCTGTTCCGCGATGCGCTGAAAGCACTGTTCCTGACGCCGATGATCCTGCCCGTCGTGGTTCTTGCGGTCGCCCTTTATGCCTTCTTTCTGAGGATCGGCCTTGGCGGCACGTTGGTAGGCTTCGTCATTTCGCACCTCGTTCTCGCGCTGCCCTTCTCGATCCTCTCCATCTCAAGTGCGCTGGAGGGCTTCGACAAGTCGATCGAGGACGCGGCGGTTCTTTGCGGCGCCTCGCCTCTGGAAGCAAAGATCAGGGTCACCCTGCCGGCGATCAGCCATGGGCTGTTTTCGGCGGCCGTCTTCTCGTTCCTGACTTCCTGGGACGAGGTGGTGGTGGCAATCTTCATGTCCAGCCCGACCCTGCAGACGCTGCCCGTCAAGGTATGGGCAACGCTGCGGCAGGACCTGACGCCCGTTGTCGCTGCGGCGTCGACCCTTCTCATCCTTTTGACGATCCTCTTGATGGCGCTGGTTGCCGTCGTGCGTAAGGTACTGAAACAATGA
- a CDS encoding binding-protein-dependent transport systems inner membrane component (PFAM: binding-protein-dependent transport systems inner membrane component~KEGG: ret:RHE_PC00029 polyamine ABC transporter permease) — MSTYSDASAAIAPLPKVRRATGFGGVLPALAFVTIFFIAPVAVLLLRSVLEPVPGFGNYAQLIGSATYLKIFANTFIVSGLVTVISLLIGFPVAWALAIMPGRLTSVIFAILLLSMWTNLLARTYAWMVLLQRTGLINKMLIGIGLIDKPLALVNNLTGVTIGMTYIMLPFIILPLYGVIRKIDPSTLQAAALCGANRWQCLTRVLLPLAMPGMAAGALMVFVMSLGYFVTPSLLGGTSNMMLAELIAQFVQSLVNWGMGGAAALVLLVVTLLLYAVQLRFVGNQNPGGR; from the coding sequence ATGTCGACATATAGCGATGCCTCCGCTGCAATTGCGCCCCTGCCAAAGGTGCGCAGGGCAACAGGTTTCGGCGGGGTCCTCCCGGCTCTCGCCTTCGTGACGATCTTTTTCATCGCGCCGGTGGCAGTGCTCCTGTTGCGCAGCGTGCTGGAACCCGTGCCGGGTTTTGGAAACTATGCGCAGCTGATCGGGTCCGCGACCTATCTGAAGATCTTCGCCAACACCTTCATCGTCTCAGGTCTCGTCACGGTGATTTCGCTGCTGATCGGATTTCCCGTTGCCTGGGCGCTGGCAATCATGCCCGGGCGCCTAACCTCGGTGATCTTTGCGATCCTGCTCCTATCGATGTGGACCAACCTGCTTGCCCGCACCTATGCCTGGATGGTTCTTTTGCAGCGCACGGGGCTCATCAACAAGATGCTGATCGGAATTGGGCTGATCGACAAGCCCTTGGCACTGGTCAACAACCTGACCGGGGTGACCATCGGCATGACCTATATCATGCTGCCCTTCATCATCCTGCCGCTCTACGGCGTGATCAGGAAGATCGACCCGTCTACCCTGCAGGCGGCGGCACTTTGCGGCGCCAACCGGTGGCAGTGCCTGACCCGTGTTCTGCTGCCCTTGGCAATGCCCGGCATGGCGGCTGGTGCACTCATGGTCTTCGTCATGTCGCTTGGTTATTTCGTCACGCCGTCGCTTCTCGGCGGCACCTCGAACATGATGCTCGCAGAGCTGATCGCGCAATTCGTGCAGTCGCTGGTCAACTGGGGCATGGGCGGTGCTGCGGCGCTGGTTCTCCTCGTGGTGACCCTGTTGCTTTATGCCGTGCAGCTGCGCTTCGTCGGCAACCAGAATCCGGGAGGGCGTTGA
- a CDS encoding extracellular solute-binding protein family 1 (PFAM: extracellular solute-binding protein family 1~KEGG: ret:RHE_PC00028 polyamine ABC transporter substrate-binding protein), with protein MKTTFAVAAVAAFVAVSVPAHADNMVFSSWGGTTQDAQKAAWASPFTEKTGITVVQDGPTDYGKLKAMVEAGQVTWDVVDVEGDYAAQAGKNGQLEKLDFSVIDKSKLDPRFVTDYSVGSFYYSFVIGCNADAVTACPKTWADLFDTAKFPGKRTFYKWSAPGVIEAALLADGVAADKLYPLDLDRAFKKLDTIKSDIVWWSGGAQSQQLLASAEAPFGSVWNGRMTALAASGIKTETSWEQNITAADSLVVPKGSPNVEAAMKFIAMATSAEPQAALAKATGYAPINVDSAKLMDPETAKTLPDQQTASQVNADMNYWADNRDAIGEKWYAWQAK; from the coding sequence ATGAAAACAACATTTGCTGTCGCGGCGGTTGCCGCATTCGTGGCTGTGTCCGTACCGGCGCACGCCGACAACATGGTCTTCTCGAGCTGGGGAGGAACGACCCAGGACGCGCAGAAGGCCGCATGGGCCAGCCCGTTCACGGAGAAGACCGGTATCACCGTCGTGCAGGACGGGCCGACGGATTACGGCAAGCTCAAGGCGATGGTCGAGGCTGGCCAGGTCACCTGGGACGTCGTCGACGTCGAAGGCGACTATGCCGCCCAGGCCGGCAAGAATGGCCAGCTCGAGAAACTCGATTTCTCGGTCATCGACAAATCCAAGCTCGATCCGCGCTTCGTGACTGATTACTCGGTCGGCAGCTTCTATTATTCCTTCGTCATCGGCTGCAATGCCGATGCCGTCACCGCCTGCCCGAAGACATGGGCGGATCTGTTCGACACGGCAAAGTTTCCGGGAAAGCGCACATTCTACAAGTGGTCGGCTCCCGGCGTGATCGAAGCGGCGCTGCTTGCCGACGGTGTGGCCGCCGACAAGCTCTATCCACTTGATCTCGACCGCGCCTTCAAGAAGCTCGATACGATCAAATCGGATATCGTCTGGTGGTCGGGCGGCGCACAGTCGCAGCAGCTTCTGGCATCCGCCGAGGCTCCCTTCGGCAGTGTCTGGAACGGCCGCATGACCGCGCTTGCGGCGAGCGGTATCAAGACCGAGACCTCATGGGAACAGAACATCACCGCTGCGGATTCGCTCGTCGTGCCGAAGGGTTCGCCGAACGTGGAAGCCGCGATGAAGTTCATTGCAATGGCGACTTCTGCCGAACCGCAGGCCGCCCTTGCAAAAGCCACCGGATATGCACCAATCAACGTTGACTCGGCCAAGCTGATGGATCCGGAGACGGCCAAGACCCTGCCGGATCAGCAGACGGCCAGCCAGGTGAATGCCGATATGAACTACTGGGCTGATAATCGCGATGCCATCGGCGAGAAGTGGTACGCCTGGCAGGCGAAATAG
- a CDS encoding Luciferase-like monooxygenase (PFAM: Luciferase-like monooxygenase~KEGG: ret:RHE_PC00025 monooxygenase protein), producing MKFSLFVHMERLDANQSHKSLYEEFVALCEIADKGGMHAIWTGEHHGMDFTIAPNPFVTIADLARRTSRARLGTGTVIAPFWHPIKLAGEAAMADIICDGRLDIGIARGAYSFEYERLLPGLDAWGAGQRMRELIPAVKGIWAGDYAHDGEFFKFPSTTSAPKPLQQPNPPIWVAARDPNSHEFAVANGCNVQVTPLWQGDDEVQSLMERFNDACAKHPEIERPKIMLLRHTYVGSSADDVAQAAHELSVYYNYFFAWFKNEKPVTQGLIERIPDDQIRANAMLSDQVMRTNNVVGDAETVIDRLKAYEALGYDEYSFWIDTGMSFERKKASLERFITEVMPAFQE from the coding sequence ATGAAGTTCTCCCTCTTCGTCCATATGGAGCGGCTCGACGCCAACCAAAGCCATAAGAGCCTCTACGAGGAATTCGTCGCGCTTTGCGAGATCGCCGACAAAGGCGGCATGCACGCGATCTGGACCGGTGAGCACCATGGCATGGATTTCACCATTGCGCCCAACCCGTTCGTGACCATTGCCGATCTGGCACGCCGCACATCGCGGGCACGGCTTGGAACGGGGACGGTGATTGCCCCCTTCTGGCATCCGATCAAGCTTGCCGGTGAGGCGGCCATGGCCGATATCATCTGCGACGGAAGGCTGGATATCGGTATCGCGCGCGGGGCCTATTCCTTCGAATACGAGCGTCTGTTGCCCGGTCTCGATGCCTGGGGTGCCGGTCAGCGCATGCGTGAGCTCATCCCGGCGGTCAAGGGCATATGGGCCGGCGACTACGCCCATGACGGGGAATTCTTCAAGTTTCCGTCGACCACCTCGGCGCCGAAACCGCTGCAGCAGCCGAACCCGCCCATATGGGTGGCAGCGCGCGATCCGAATTCGCACGAATTTGCCGTCGCCAACGGCTGCAACGTTCAGGTCACGCCCCTCTGGCAAGGCGACGACGAGGTTCAGTCGTTGATGGAGCGCTTCAACGACGCATGCGCCAAGCATCCCGAGATCGAGCGGCCCAAGATCATGTTGCTGCGCCATACCTATGTCGGCTCGTCGGCGGACGATGTCGCTCAGGCCGCCCATGAGCTCAGCGTCTACTACAATTATTTCTTCGCCTGGTTCAAGAATGAGAAGCCGGTTACCCAGGGTCTGATCGAACGGATCCCGGACGACCAGATCAGAGCAAACGCGATGCTGTCGGACCAGGTCATGCGCACCAACAACGTCGTTGGCGATGCTGAGACCGTCATCGACCGGCTCAAGGCGTATGAAGCACTCGGTTATGACGAATATTCCTTCTGGATCGACACCGGCATGAGCTTCGAGCGCAAGAAGGCGTCGCTCGAACGCTTCATCACCGAGGTCATGCCGGCATTTCAGGAGTAA